The genomic DNA TTGAATAAATTGTAACTGAcaagtgtaatttattttttttctactcaCATTTATCAAGCTATTTTAGAGCCAATTTAGATCCCAATGAAGTTCATTCTCTCAAGTcgttacacacacatgcacacgcacacgcacacacacacacacacacacacacacacacacacacacacacacacacacacacacacacacacacacacacacgtgtattGGCAACATACATCTTCATTAGTGTCCAGTCATATCTCTGTTCTTCTCACACTTTGTGACTCtagtttctttgtttctttctctctctctcatgaaTGTTAAAATCTCTGAGTATTAACACTCTGTCACATTTCAACATAATGACTGAGAGATATTCAGACAATTGTTTCGTCAAATTTCCAGTTACGGTAATCACGGATATGCTTGCTTAACCTCACatacaacatattttttatgagagagagagagaaagaggagacagaGCCATGAGTGATGAATATgactttatttcctttttattgcaATGAATAAAATTTATGGTGACATTTTTGTTGAAGGCAGATAGTGCATGCACATAACATTAGGTGATCTCTGTAAatattatcttttaaataatCTGCTATGAAAACTAAAAATCTTTTCACTTAAAAAAGCAATGAacaattttgtcattttataagATACTAAAGGTGAAGGATAGATAAACCTAAGCAGAAAAACCCTTCATcttatttttcacatatttcactGTCCATCCccattgtaaaatatttccaacCAAATCATTTTTCTCTATAGATACAGTATATTGCCTATCAACTGTCCCAATACAGTAATacttcaaacacacaacaaaatgtaCATCACTGCCTAAATAGTCCACCATCTCTATCTATATCCTTTTGCACTGGGAGGTGTTAAAGTAGAATAACTAAGCTGTATTTCCATAATCTGCTGTTGAACAGAAAAGACTTCAACAGGACAGACTGAACTTCTCTGATCCTATAAGTCGCCAAAACCAAATTCCAAGAAGATAATCATTACTGTACTGTAGCTACCATTCAGGAAACAGAGTTAAAATCTTTGGCATTTTCTTCTGCAAATTTGGAGACCTGAAtcatagtttatttttaaaatttaaagaacccctccagacatgttgcAAGATatagacacactcacactgagcCATGGTGTAgttaaaatgcttttattgGTTAGGGCATatcagaggtaaaaaaaaaaaaaattacctaAAGGAGAATGCTGACTAGTTTCAACTCAGACTGTGTCTCCctcagaagagaagagaggggtCAACCTGAGTTGAATATCATGATGCTTTATACAGAGAATTCGCGACCAGGAGGCTAAATTATACCAGCATATCACACAATAATAATACCACAAGTAGGCTACATGAAATAGAAgttaacaatgaaaaaaataaacctcaATAACACCAACAACAATGAAAGGAGGAGGCCAGTATACAAAAAAGTAAGAAATCTATTCCTCATTAAGATCTGGATACACCaaagcattaaattaaataagtcCAATCAGTCGCTCTCTGAAGTAATTTATTAAGACAGTCGCCACCTCTGATTGATTGCTCCACAAACTCAATAACGTCCACTTTCAAAAGACTGTCATTGCCGTTATGACAATTATGGAAGCGGCGTACCATAGGATAgagtaattattgtttttttatggcatATGTGTGTTCTGCCTCTCTACCATTCAAACGCCTCTCAGTTCACCCTGTGTGAAAGCATTCACATGTCCTGGTGAAGTGGTACACAACATGTGGAGTTACGATTGTCTTgagatttacacattttttctgttgcATAATCTTTACCTGATTCTTTGACATATCATCCGTCACCTACCACACCAAACTCACATGCATAACCAACACTCCTAGGATAATTGGTCTCCCCGCACCCAACCTCTCAGAACTAAACAATAAAGCCATTCCACGCATTGTGATCTCAATAGCACAGGACATCACACACCCACTCAATCACAATTTTACTCTAATGCCATCTGGGCACTGGTACAAAGCATTGAGGTGCAGAAGGGCTTGCTTTGGGAAAGGCCTGATTCCCGCAGTCATAACTGCTTTAAACATCAATCCTCACTGAACAGGCCTGAGTGTGTATTGCTGTCTGTCATCTTATGTTGTTATCattgttgtattgtttattAAGTGTAGGCTTGTATGTACAATGCTATGGAAAGGAATCTCTCAAGAAAGTTTAAAGtctaaaaagtttaaaatctaAGTCTAATGTTCGAGCAGTTATTATGAGCAGTTTCCATGCATTTGAAAGTCCCAATAGGTCTCTTGAGCCAGTGGCCTTCCCTCCTAACTGGAAGATAACTGTGTCTTTATGGAGGGGGCTCACTTGTAGCAGAAGGTGGGAGGATGTTGGAAAATCTTCATTAGGAAGGGGTCGCTCCTAAAGATATCCCAATTAGAGAGAAAGATCTGCCTGACCTCTTAGCTGTTTGCTAAAATGTGTGACAAAATGTATACTTGATTGTATACTTGTTTGTTCGATTGTTACAGATCTTTATGTATGATCTGGCAAAAAAAGCATTTAGTCATATGTTGAGACTGTATGAAAATCAGAGTCCAGGTCATAGATACTTTGCTGTATGAAAGTAAAAATACTTGGGACTTGGAATAATCATATATGAGTCTGATATGGTTCCACAAAAAGTCCAGTTACCTCATTAAAATCCTCAAAGCAACATCTCCTCGTTCTCTCTaattgaaaaatccagaatctattaatatgcaaatattcaCTTCAAAAGTTAAACTGCGAGACACAAGTTGTCTtgtacttcactgaaaagtccattctcagtgtacagtatgtgcactgAAGGCTTtaggtttccacatcacaaatcctgctcgtaGGCCCGctccttaaactcagatttccAATTTccgagcacagagaaactttcccccttGAGcggatgaatgtgaaaacagtcttctagtgtcaaactctgcacatacatcattctgcacagtgaagctcaaacatccaactgaactATGaacaagcaaaacacatttttgagtggagggggataTTTAAAGACTGATACCAATGTTCTTTCAGGTTGGTGCTTTCACATTTAGGTATTTcagtcaaagaaaaacaaattactaAATGCAACAATttggcaaaaaagaaaaggctctttaaaacagtttttagacCTTCCTTTAGGGCAACCCGGGGTCatacagctgttaaatgaataaaaacaagccAAATTAATGAAACATGGGGAAAATATCCAAATTATCAGAGATTATCTGTAGAAGTGAGGGGTTGcttgacctcagtatttcttACAGTGACCTGTAACTTACTTCAGCattaacattttcacaaatgaaaGATGAGAAAAGCAGCATACTTCAGAAATCCAACGGGTGAAAATGCATCATGTGTCCAAACGCTACAGTAACATCAATGATAGTTTGAATTGAGCCTGTCACACGCTAGCTGCTACATAactatctttatttatatgttgaAAATGCCATAAACTGCAGTTAtgagtttgtttggtttttttattccaaaatcTAAATCGCAGCACATGTTAAAGCCCCTTTTCTGTCTTTGATATTGTCCAACAACTTTATCAGTCTCACACAGCTATTTATAGTcaatgttttcttgttttgggGCAGTGGAAAAAATATTTCCTGTTTAAATATGCACCTCACGCTGTGTGTctgaacattttaacatctcGCTCCTGAGTTGTTTTGCCTTCAAGACGGATTAGCAGAGCGCCCTAGTAGCGGAatggttactgcgcatgccaTATACAGTAACCGCATTGTCCCTGGCTCACTTCCAGCCAGTGACCtctgttgcatgtcatactcatctcccattccctgtCTATGTCAAAAAATGccaacaaaagaacaaaaaaaaacccacattagCAGGCCAGTGATTTGAAAACAAGCACAAAGACCTCAATAAATAAGTTCAAGTCATTTGATGAAATCTGCTTGATTACAGTCATTCTTCTCCGCTGcctctttgtttttatgaacGCCTTTTCAGAAGGCGCTGTATTTAGCAGCCATTCATCAGCACACTGCTTTCTCCTACTGTTCACTGCCgcacacatttcctttttatcAGGGAGAACTGTTGTGAACAGAGCTCAAATTTCTTTTGGATGGGGTCCTTACTCACTCAACCAAAGGCTAGCTAGCTAATTAGATCTCAAGCTACGTGCTGTGTTTGCCCTTGAGGAAGGCAGCATTGTAACACCAGGGAGTGAGCGCAGATTTTTGGGTGATGAAAGTGTGTTAACCTCTGTGAAAGTGTGTATCGCTTTGTACATGAATCCCGCCCTGCATGAATCCACATACTGTATGGTGTAGATGcttgtacatgtgtgtgcacattgagactatgtgcatgtgtgtggggcCAGAGCAGTCACCGTTCAGTTTTGGCATTGAGAATAAAATTTGGCGttgaaaacaaaacctgaactagaaaacaaaacattggcATTGAAACACTTGTACTGGAAAAAGTTGTACTGGCAGTGAAACAAGTATTGGCACTGAAAAACAGGGGCATTAAAAGATTACGATCTTACAATCTTATTGTATTTAGATATTTCATGATCTGTTTTTCAATGTCAATGTGtagtttttttcctcatctctgtcttttttcagtgacatttttttttatgcagtcagtttttttttccagtgtcaCTGGTTGTCActggtttgtttttcagtttcagtgaaaAACCTTCTTTCCAATCCTTGTGCCAGTCTTTGTTTCAGTGCCAATACAACTTTTGTTTCAACCTTGTACCTTGTGTTtcaatgtttccatgtttcagAGCCAAAATTTAACTGTCACTGTTCCAGCCCCgtatatgtatatttgtctGGGAAAACCATAACACACCATAACACATAAATATCTTTTGACAGTGATTTGTAAACATACAAATGAGGTTGTCCTGTTGATTGTTACTGATACTACTGATTAGAAAATGCTCCAATGGGTCATGCTGGAGTGCACCATTAAACAACCTATTTGGTCGTTTAACTTGGAGGACTTTTATGTTTGATGCAACATACGACCACCATATGTGTGATTGTGAaggttttttctccataaacaaaTTGTATAAATCCTAAAGAATACACTATCTCTGCTCACTGAAAGATTAATTGAGGATTAATGATGAgggatttatgaatgaaaatttGATTTGTGGTTCAAAGACTGGCACAGacactaattatgaggggatacttTGAATGGTCAGGGGTTAATGGTATGTTAGGGTTAAGTGTAATTAATGAATGCGGTTCAATGCAGAGAGGGACGCACAGATTTGTATATCGGGGAAACCAAACAATTATTAAGCAAACGCATGGCTCAACACAGGAGGGCCAACTCTGCAGGTCAAGACAGATAAGGGACACTCTTTAGAGAACAataatgtgcatatttttgaaACAGAGGACAGCTTGTTTGAAAGGGGAGTGGAGGAGGCTATTAACATCACAGGCCTACCACACTACTCATCACCCACCCACAATGTGGTCCTATCATCCCTTCCCAGGAGATTTAACAACCATTCACATTTGGCCTCAAGTGACAACTCCAACTCCAACAACTGTCATTACAACAACCAACAATTAAAGAACCAAGTGGGGATCTGTAAATGTTAGTTTGTGTTTAATTCTGATGGAATTGGGTTTTATTAAGATTCCAGGTGGATATTAACTTATTTAAGGTTCTCTTCAAGCTGAAAAACTAATTTAGTGAACATTCAATTACCGTTAGTGAACAACCTGATGTGATTCGTGTACCAGATATTACTTACTGTATCCTTATTGTTCCACTTTTCCTTTTgctttttccttatttttaccATGGTGCTGAGGAGGGCTAAACTGTCTGCATTTTACATATTACTACTTTGCATCACAGCAactgtcatattttattttaccaatTAATACTCCCCATTGTAAATTCAAAAAGCTATCTCTCTCAAAAAttaggaaaaacaaacaagcaaacaaaaataattcatGAGTAAGAATTTGATCAAGGTATGGTACAAGTGAGTTACCTTGAATAATCTTTATTGGGCATCAAATGAAATGGAATAAATTGATTCCATCTTTTGACAGTGACGTATCaacaaatattataaaatgcAGCCTGCAAAAATGACCATTGTGTTAAATGAAAAGcagtttcaacaaaaactgaacaaaaaggaATTCAATGTTGCACTGTGAGGTGTCATTTAGTAAATCTCCTGTATGCCATTAGTTTGGATATTCTTTCTATAGTGAAATACTACCCTTCCAAGTCATGACTTAAGATCATGTTCCTACTTCCATTAGGAGCTGAACCAGAGAGGATGCTTATATCTCATATTTGCTGCTCGACAGCTCTGGTCCATATTTAACTCACTCTAGTGAGATGGAGCAGACCCTGCATGCACAAGAACTCATCTAGCAAAAGACTGTTTTTACTGATGGTTTACTGGACTTGTGGAAAAATGAGCAAAGACACTTAAAATCACACACTCAAGCCCTTCTGTAACTTAAAGATCATTCTCAATAATGGTCTCACTCTTCACTGAAATAACTACAACATAAATATGCACATTGTGTGTACCTTTAAGTGTTACAGTTAGATTATTTGtgggatttttgtttttcctgtctgACTCCGATTGTGTTTCCTTCATCATCACTGATATATTCTTCCTGAGGCTAGTGTAGACTTTTGACACTGTTGATGATTTAATACACAGTATATTTCAATGCCATGACAGGAATTATTACATTTGACCAAAAGGCTGCAAGTTGTCTGAAGTTCCCTGGTAAATGGTTTAATGATACGGGTGGTTAAATGAGAAGAGTCTTAAcctttatttcattaaaatatcGAGTTTGAATTCTGACCTGTCTAAGATTTTTTTGGGTGAACCAAACAATGTATTCTTTGGTTGAATCTAGTGAAACGTTGATAACAATTTAAATGAGCAAATTTTGAGTTTTATGTGAGTAAACTTTGAGGtccacttaaaaaaatacacttaaaacTGGATCCATATAATTGTAGATTGGCTGCATGTGCAGGAAGCTACAAGTGGAAAGAATATGAAGTAATTTATATTACAGTGACATTTTGTGACATCCTCTCCCTGCTCTGTTGTTACATAAATTTGTTATACGATTACTGAGTTCTTTATCTTACCGGTGGACCTCTGTACTGGGGCAAACTGGGAGCCATAATAGGACTTCactatttttcaagtctgtcttaaaacaccAATCATCAATTTGACTAACtaagactgctgaagcctcataaaCGTAtcagatgaacttttaaatatactttttgcACAAATGACTATGTGGACATGCTGTGGATTtaggcccccatcacttacattgaaagcacattttaagaggatcttttaacagctaatataaacaggaggaatgattacagcaagaaaaacctatttcagtgttcaaatggacacctgactgttgttttaagacatacttgaacaattgtgaacctgtcctttaagataaaacaactgaatatgaattcattcattctgtaATATAGCTTATTATATTCCTAATAGAATATAGAAAAGGgctgttttaacttttttaaaatatgtgtattgaatacaaacaaaattttaacaagaaaatgtatgaaaccTAATGAAACTATAGTGTACCGGCTATAggttaaactgtgtgtttatgatgTAATCAGGATCCATTCTAGAATCCCGACATAATGTGTGAGTCAGTTCACAGTTCTCACTTCACTGAACTAACCTGTTGAGGGGAACCAACAGCcaaaaaaagtagagaaaaagttttcatataaaaaaatataatcaagATGAGTGACGAAGGCGGAATTTCACACAGCTCGAGCTCAGTGTATAATGAACTCCGTCTGACAGGAGAGTTTTGTGACGCAGTCATCAAAGTTGAGGATGTTGAATTTCAAATCCACAGGATCATCCTCTGTAACTGCAGCCCCTACTTTGGGTGAGTTGGTTAGCTGACATCAAGGGGGAAGCTTATGAATTTATATCATAAGTTTCTCCCTAAATAACAACAGCAAATTGAGAACAGTTACTGACATGAAGGCAGGAAACAACACAATCACAACCAGGAATGGCTTAAATTGATTTGCCAAGCCTTTGCGATGAAACAGGTGTTTCACAGAGTTTTGTAAAGCAGgacagataataaaaatatattttaaaggatgATTAGTACTGTTTCAAACATTTACCAAAGGTGCAAGTTTCCTTTTTAGTGTGCACATACTCAGCAGTAGTCACAGACATTGATTGAGGTGAAGGTTTTTGCTGTCAGTCTGTTGAAAAAAAGTTTCCATGTTATGATACTTTTGGTAGTTTTAATGTGACTTGATCATTAAGtgtgttatattgttttttaaatatcatgaGAAAATCAACTTTAATGGTGGTTTGACAGCCCCAGAACAATCgcagaaaactaaaactaaaatatgtatgtttgaAGCTGTAAGTTTCATTTTGACTGCACATATTACTCAACTGTTAAGAATGTTGATTTATTGTATACTAATTGAATACAAAGTTTATCATAAAGTATTACAATCAATACGCGCTGTAGTATGGTAGTAATGTTCAATATACATAAAAATCTAAACAATGttatacctttttttatttgactattATAATAGTCTGATAACAATCCTGGACTTAGTGATAGTCAAGATAATGTGTAGCCATATCTTCCAAAGATTGatacacaaaaaagaaaaaacaatattttttcattccAGATGTCAGTTCAATTCATTAAATTGATTATGACTTTGGTGACATATTGGAAGGCTCATCAAGACCGACAATATATCCAGCAGATAGTAATTAGTGCCAAAGGAACACAGGATTAGCTCATCAGTTAACGAGTTTCATGTACATTCAGAAACTTGTATCtcatttttcactgtaaatGTTCTGTCAGAATCTTTCCTTCCACtttgtaaaaactgttttaagGAGTATATCATGACCTTTATATGATTGCTCAATGTGAAGGTGACAAGAAATGctgaataacatttatttttaatcctgTGCTGTGTCTCTATGTGCTGAATCTCAGAGCCCTCTTCAGACGCTGGTCGACCCCAGAAAAAAAGGTCTTCTCCATACCTGGCGTGTCTCCTTACATGATGCAGCTCATCATTGAGTTTGCATACATAGGCTATGTTTCTGTGACAGAGGAGAACGCACAGGAACTGCTGCTGGCAGCTGATCAGCTCAATATAATGGCGATTGTACAAACCTGCTGCACCTTCCTGGGGGAGCAGCTCTGCCCGAAGAACTGCATCGCCATCTGGCAGTTCTCAAAATTCTTCTACCCCTTTGATCTGCAGCGCAAGGCCTACCGCTATATCATGGATCACTTTGAAGACGTTGTTTCCTCTGATGAGTTCTTGCAGCTCACAGTGCAGGAGCTCACTAACATCATTGAGAGAGACGACCTCAGTGTGAAAAATGAGAGCGCTGTGTACGAGGCCGTCCTTTACTGGATCGCCCACGCACCTGAAGAACGAGGAGGACACATCACTGTGCTCTTGCCCAAGGTAAGTGAAAGATGGACAACCACTGTCCTGTCATTATGTTCAAGGTTAGATGTGCAATGTTGTAAAACCTCTTTTTTCAAGTTTAAGTTGAGTCTAGTTCCAGATGAGATTAATTTAAGGCCGGAAATTTGATTCAAACTCAAGACTAGAACACACTGAATCCAGGCAGTAAACACTGTTCTTGCCTCTTCAAATGTAAAGCAAAATAATGCATAAGTATATTATGTAGAGACAAGGGTGGTCGTGTCCATTCTGTTCTTGTTATCCATTCTTATgatctttttattaaaaaatcaatgataaattaaacttaatctCTGGCAAGCATTACATAAGAAATAGCCTTCCAGTCTTGTCCTTTAAAGATGAAATTTGAGttgtcaatattttttaaagattttggtCTGCAGGATAAATGGCTGAAACCAGGATATAAACTGTCCATTCAAATGGTGATAAATGCTAAACATCAAGTTAAGTGAACAGCTCTAGTCCAATAAGTTAAATTCACAGATTTTGTCTTCTTGTCCCTGCGAAGGTCCGGCTGGCCCTGTTGGGTGTAGACTACATCAAGATGAATGTGATGTCCAGTGAACTGGTGAAGAGCAACAGTGAGTGCCTGCCCATGGTCGCAGATGCCACTCAAATCATGTGTCACATCATGACAAACAGACCTGCTGTGTCTGGTTTCTGCAACCCACCTGCCCGTCCACGCCTACCTTCTTCCATCCTCTTGGCCATTGGAGGCTGGAGTGGTGGCGACCCAACCAACGGCATTGAGGCATATGACATCCGTGCTGACCGTTGGATCAACGTGACAAACAATCTGGAGCGTCCTCGCGCTTATCATGGGGCTATCTTCCTCGATGGGTATGTCTATTGTGTTGGTGGCTTCGACAGGGTGGAGCATTTCAACAGTGTGCGCAGGTTTGACCTGACCACACACACCTGGCATGAAATGGCACCCATGTACTTCCGCCGCTGCTATGTGAGCGTGACTGTGCTGAATGGTTGCATCTATGCCATGGGAGGGTTTGACGGACATGCACGACTCAGCACTGCAGAGCGCTACAACCCCAAGACCAACCAATGGAGTCTTATTGCACCCATGCATGAGCATAGGAGTGACGCCAGCTGCACAGCACTCCAGGACAGGGTGGGTGGAGCTAAAGAACAGCTAGGGATCCCTCCTGTCTGAGAAACAATCGACCTCGAAAACCATAAAACTAACTAGATAGGCTAGAAACCAGGTTGAAGccacaaaaatctaaatattactATGATGCTATACAGTATAAGCTTCTACAGCCTAATCGATATTGGATTTTTGAGGTTGACACAATATTTGGGagttaaaaaaatcataaaagtaaatcagcagataatatttttttttaaatgaatgcataCTAAAGGAACAAAAGTTAAatctaagtgtgtgtttgttgttaaaTAATTGTGACCAAGATACATGATGTACTGGGCAGGACATTTTATagctgaaaaaataaatttaaactATGTAATTGTGATACAATTTTCTGTGGCATTGCCATATTGCAATTTGTTAATGTCTCTCGTTTTCTCTCCAGGTTTACATTTGTGGTGGTTTCAACGGGACTGAGTGCCTGCCAACAGCTGAATATTACAGCCCAGAGACCAATCAGTGGACAATGATCACCCCCATGAACATCCGGCGCAGTGGAATTGGAGTCATTGCGTATGCAGACCATGTCTATGCAGTAAGTCTGAAGAAACACTGCTGACACTCACTTAACACATAAACGTGTGAAGGGATTTGATCAGCAACAGTTTTAAGCTGGTTGGACGGACATATTGGTCTGCCAACTTTAACCTTTTTAATTAtgaattatactgtatatcctgACCAAAAGTGTTTTCTAACACTTTTCATctattaatttaattgatttgtgATTTGTCTGATAACAGTATGTGTAATTTAATGGCACAAATGGGAATGTACCTCAAAGAAATGTACAAGAAAACACATGtttaggggaaaaaacacagtacTTGCTTATTAGCACTAAacataaatcaaaaatattcaacaaatTGAAGTTTTTACCTGATTATGTGACACCTAACTTACtcaaaaaccacaaa from Scomber scombrus chromosome 16, fScoSco1.1, whole genome shotgun sequence includes the following:
- the LOC133995907 gene encoding kelch-like protein 10: MMQLIIEFAYIGYVSVTEENAQELLLAADQLNIMAIVQTCCTFLGEQLCPKNCIAIWQFSKFFYPFDLQRKAYRYIMDHFEDVVSSDEFLQLTVQELTNIIERDDLSVKNESAVYEAVLYWIAHAPEERGGHITVLLPKVRLALLGVDYIKMNVMSSELVKSNSECLPMVADATQIMCHIMTNRPAVSGFCNPPARPRLPSSILLAIGGWSGGDPTNGIEAYDIRADRWINVTNNLERPRAYHGAIFLDGYVYCVGGFDRVEHFNSVRRFDLTTHTWHEMAPMYFRRCYVSVTVLNGCIYAMGGFDGHARLSTAERYNPKTNQWSLIAPMHEHRSDASCTALQDRVYICGGFNGTECLPTAEYYSPETNQWTMITPMNIRRSGIGVIAYADHVYAVGGFDGNNRLRSAEAYNPRTNTWNTVASMVTPRSNFGIEVVDDRIIAIGGFNGFTTTYNVEYYDATTDEWFEACDMEIFRSALSCCVVSGLPNMAEYVINRDDLPFLNLEDDTVDSGDSI